In a genomic window of Streptomyces koelreuteriae:
- a CDS encoding GNAT family N-acetyltransferase produces the protein MTIDVRPATVFEDVRAVLGPKSAGANVCWCLSYRIPSKLNKELRGPARGEYVEELCGAEPPPGVLAYDGDEPVGWAAVAPRSDTSFARNRKIPHVDDLPVWSLWCVRVRPGHRKQGVSHALIAGAVDFARDRGAPAIEAYPLDNGDAKVDLTMAYAGLRKNFERAGFTYAAPTTSVLAGHPRVLMRLDLR, from the coding sequence ATGACCATCGACGTCCGCCCGGCCACGGTTTTCGAGGACGTCCGTGCCGTGCTCGGGCCGAAGTCGGCCGGGGCGAATGTCTGCTGGTGTCTGAGCTATCGGATTCCCTCCAAGCTGAACAAGGAGCTGCGCGGTCCGGCCCGGGGGGAGTACGTCGAGGAGCTGTGCGGTGCGGAGCCGCCGCCGGGGGTGCTCGCCTACGACGGTGACGAACCGGTCGGATGGGCCGCCGTCGCGCCTCGGTCGGACACGTCGTTCGCGCGGAACCGCAAGATCCCTCATGTGGACGACCTGCCCGTCTGGTCCCTGTGGTGCGTCCGGGTCCGCCCCGGCCACCGCAAGCAGGGGGTCTCGCACGCGCTCATCGCCGGCGCGGTCGACTTCGCGCGGGACCGGGGCGCTCCGGCGATCGAGGCGTATCCGCTGGACAACGGCGACGCCAAGGTCGATCTGACGATGGCCTACGCCGGTCTGAGGAAGAACTTCGAGCGGGCCGGTTTCACCTACGCGGCCCCCACCACATCGGTCCTGGCCGGTCATCCCCGCGTCCTGATGCGCCTGGACCTGCGCTGA
- a CDS encoding GNAT family N-acetyltransferase, which translates to MDIRVEVIREPSEELLDAFGRLLPQLSTTARPLDRAAVDRLVSCDANTVLVARSGGAIVGTLTLVLLPLPSGLRGRVEDVVVDDAARGQGIAGLLIEEALRLARRAGARTVDLTSRPDRAAANRLYERLGFQARESTVHRYTVD; encoded by the coding sequence ATGGACATCCGTGTCGAGGTCATCCGGGAGCCGAGCGAGGAACTCCTCGACGCCTTCGGGCGGTTGCTCCCGCAGCTGTCCACGACGGCCCGGCCCCTGGACCGCGCGGCGGTCGATCGCCTGGTGAGCTGTGATGCGAACACGGTGCTCGTGGCCCGGTCCGGCGGCGCGATCGTCGGCACCCTGACGCTCGTGCTGCTGCCCCTGCCGTCCGGGCTGCGGGGACGCGTCGAGGACGTGGTCGTCGACGACGCGGCGCGCGGGCAGGGCATCGCGGGCCTGCTGATCGAGGAGGCGCTGCGACTCGCCCGCCGGGCCGGTGCCCGCACGGTCGACCTCACCTCCCGGCCCGACCGCGCCGCGGCGAACCGGCTCTACGAGCGCCTCGGCTTCCAGGCCAGGGAGTCGACGGTGCACCGCTACACGGTGGACTGA
- a CDS encoding DinB family protein has product MSASRTELPRWQFELTWSLFEYHLERLEPGDFLWEPAPHCWTMRRAPDGTWVPDWADTEPDPVPVPTIGWVSWHLGWWWSVALDHARGRPPRDRTDIAWPGEGPPTVEWLRDLRTQWLAALDDLTDLDAPAPFPWQNDPQYTVAHMVAWVNAELMKNTSEIGQLRLLRAASGQASAAQSTV; this is encoded by the coding sequence ATGAGCGCTTCCCGTACGGAACTGCCGCGCTGGCAGTTCGAGTTGACCTGGTCGCTGTTCGAGTACCACCTGGAGCGGCTGGAGCCCGGAGACTTCCTCTGGGAGCCCGCGCCGCATTGCTGGACGATGCGCCGGGCGCCCGACGGCACCTGGGTACCGGACTGGGCGGACACCGAGCCCGACCCGGTGCCCGTCCCCACGATCGGCTGGGTGAGCTGGCACCTCGGCTGGTGGTGGAGCGTCGCCCTGGACCACGCCCGGGGCCGGCCGCCCCGCGACCGCACGGACATCGCCTGGCCCGGCGAGGGCCCCCCGACCGTCGAGTGGCTCCGCGACCTGCGCACGCAATGGCTCGCGGCCCTGGACGACCTCACGGACCTGGACGCCCCGGCCCCGTTCCCCTGGCAGAACGACCCCCAGTACACCGTCGCGCACATGGTGGCCTGGGTGAACGCCGAGCTGATGAAGAACACGAGCGAGATCGGCCAGCTACGGCTGCTGAGGGCGGCGTCGGGGCAGGCCTCGGCGGCTCAGTCCACCGTGTAG
- a CDS encoding bifunctional DNA primase/polymerase: MATTDRQATTLALAHALSAAERGLAVIPLSRTKLPALRSPHRDDPAPSPCHGACGRLGHGVYDASSDPARIRELFAAAPWATGYGIACGLPPHQLIGVDLDVKTGTDSSAALRELALRHLFTIPPTVVVMTPSGGRHLWLSGPPDVVVPNSAGRLAPGIDIRGAGGYLVGPGSRTGQGVYAAAPGTAHLPPAPCPRSLLRLLLPPPRAHHPTPPSAGGHGQGLVQFVLAAHEGQRNTRLFWAACRAYEDGIGPALVNPLVEAARGTGLSEREARATIASAARLTGHGP; this comes from the coding sequence ATGGCCACCACCGACCGGCAGGCCACGACGCTGGCCCTCGCACACGCCCTGTCAGCCGCCGAACGCGGACTGGCCGTCATCCCCCTGTCCCGCACCAAGCTCCCGGCGCTGCGCTCCCCGCACCGCGACGACCCCGCCCCCTCCCCCTGCCACGGCGCGTGCGGCCGCCTCGGACACGGCGTGTACGACGCCTCCAGCGACCCGGCCCGTATCCGCGAACTGTTCGCCGCGGCGCCCTGGGCGACCGGCTACGGCATCGCCTGCGGTCTGCCCCCGCACCAGCTCATCGGCGTCGACCTGGACGTGAAGACCGGCACGGACTCCTCGGCGGCCCTGCGCGAGCTGGCCCTGCGGCATCTGTTCACCATCCCCCCGACGGTGGTGGTCATGACCCCGTCCGGCGGGCGTCACCTCTGGCTCAGCGGCCCGCCCGACGTGGTGGTCCCCAACTCGGCGGGCCGTCTCGCCCCCGGCATCGACATCCGGGGCGCCGGCGGCTACCTCGTCGGGCCCGGCTCCCGCACGGGCCAGGGGGTGTACGCCGCCGCCCCCGGGACCGCGCACCTGCCGCCCGCCCCCTGCCCGCGCTCCCTGCTGCGGCTGCTGCTCCCGCCCCCGCGCGCCCACCACCCCACGCCCCCGTCGGCCGGCGGGCACGGCCAGGGCCTGGTCCAGTTCGTCCTCGCCGCACATGAGGGCCAGCGCAACACCCGACTGTTCTGGGCGGCCTGCCGGGCGTACGAGGACGGCATCGGCCCGGCACTCGTGAACCCCCTGGTCGAAGCGGCCCGAGGCACCGGCCTGTCCGAGCGCGAGGCCCGCGCGACGATCGCATCGGCGGCCCGGCTGACGGGACACGGGCCGTGA
- a CDS encoding bifunctional MaoC family dehydratase N-terminal/OB-fold nucleic acid binding domain-containing protein has translation MKAYEGRPAAATGIGRDPVNQPMIRHWCEAMGDTSPAYTGPDAIAPPTMLQAWTMAGLTRRPERTAAYDELLRLLDESGHDAVVATDCEQEYLRPLRPGDAITFDSVIESVSGLKSTKLGAGYFVTTRTDIRAGGELAGTHRFRILKYAPAHRPPRPKDLRPRPVINRDNAGFWEGVARHELLIQRCAGCGDLRFPWLPGCNSCGSPEWDTVAASGEGTVYSYVVMHHPPFPAFDPPYAVGLIELAEGVRIVSNVVGTPYDKVRIGMPVRLDFRRYDDELVLPVFQGVTR, from the coding sequence CTGAAGGCCTACGAGGGCCGCCCGGCCGCCGCCACCGGGATCGGCCGGGACCCCGTCAACCAGCCGATGATCAGGCACTGGTGCGAGGCCATGGGCGACACCAGCCCCGCCTACACCGGGCCGGACGCCATCGCTCCCCCGACCATGCTCCAGGCCTGGACCATGGCGGGCCTCACCCGCCGCCCGGAACGCACGGCGGCCTACGACGAACTCCTCCGCCTGCTCGACGAGTCGGGCCATGACGCCGTCGTCGCCACGGACTGCGAGCAGGAGTACCTCCGCCCCCTGCGCCCCGGCGACGCCATCACCTTCGACTCGGTGATCGAGTCGGTTTCGGGCCTGAAGTCCACCAAGCTGGGGGCGGGTTACTTCGTGACGACCCGTACGGACATCCGGGCCGGCGGCGAACTCGCCGGCACCCACCGCTTCCGCATCCTCAAGTACGCGCCCGCACACCGGCCGCCGCGCCCGAAGGATCTCCGTCCACGCCCCGTGATCAACCGCGACAACGCCGGCTTCTGGGAGGGCGTGGCCCGCCACGAACTGCTCATCCAGCGCTGCGCCGGCTGCGGCGACCTGCGTTTCCCCTGGCTGCCGGGCTGCAACAGCTGCGGCTCCCCGGAGTGGGACACCGTGGCGGCGAGCGGCGAGGGCACGGTCTATTCGTACGTCGTCATGCACCACCCGCCCTTCCCGGCCTTCGATCCCCCCTACGCGGTCGGCCTGATCGAGCTCGCGGAGGGCGTGCGGATCGTCAGCAACGTGGTCGGGACGCCGTACGACAAGGTGCGCATCGGCATGCCGGTCCGGCTCGACTTCCGGCGCTACGACGACGAGTTGGTGCTGCCCGTCTTCCAGGGGGTGACGCGGTGA
- a CDS encoding MaoC family dehydratase yields MNSGDRLPPLEIPVTRTLIVAGAIASRDYQDVHHDPDLARQKGSPDIFMNILTTNGLVGRYITDHFGPRAVLRRVAIRLGAPNHPGDTMVLAGTVEETDGETVTVRVIGTNAIGRHVTGTVTVTLPSEPVPTTAPDGPPPPPS; encoded by the coding sequence GTGAACTCCGGCGACCGGCTGCCGCCCCTGGAGATCCCGGTCACCCGCACCCTGATCGTCGCCGGGGCGATCGCGTCCCGCGACTACCAGGACGTGCACCACGACCCGGACCTGGCCCGGCAGAAGGGCTCCCCCGACATCTTCATGAACATCCTGACGACCAACGGCCTGGTCGGCCGGTACATCACGGACCACTTCGGCCCCCGGGCCGTGCTGCGCCGGGTCGCCATCCGGCTCGGCGCGCCCAACCACCCCGGCGACACGATGGTCCTGGCGGGCACGGTCGAGGAGACCGACGGCGAGACGGTGACGGTCCGGGTCATCGGCACGAACGCCATCGGCCGACACGTCACCGGCACCGTGACGGTCACGCTCCCGTCGGAACCCGTGCCGACGACAGCCCCCGACGGACCACCACCGCCACCGTCATGA
- a CDS encoding lipid-transfer protein, which produces MSPRRHDTLGGRAAIVGIGATEFSKDSGRSELRLAVEAVRAALDDAGLTAADVDGLVTFTMDTSPEITVAQAAGIGELSFFSRIHYGGGAACATVQQAALAIAAGVADVVVCYRAFNERSGRRFGSGVRHREPSAEGAALGWSLPFGLLTPASWVAMAAQRYLHTYGLKPEVFGHVAVVDRAYAATNPAAYFHDRPITLADHAASRWIVEPLRLLDCCQETDGGQALVVTSVERARDLPHPPAVIAAAAQGAGRAQEQMTSFYRDDLTGLPETAVVARQLWRTSGLAPADIDVGILYDHFTPFVLTQLEEFGFCGPGEAADFVAERRLPLNTHGGQLGEAYLHGMNGVAEAVRQIRGTAVNPVPGAERVLVTAGTGVPTSGLVLTADPQGTSRSTPAPPLHL; this is translated from the coding sequence ATGAGTCCCCGCCGGCACGACACTCTCGGCGGTCGGGCGGCCATCGTCGGGATCGGGGCCACCGAGTTCTCCAAGGACTCGGGCCGCAGCGAACTGCGCCTGGCCGTCGAGGCGGTGCGGGCGGCCCTGGACGACGCCGGGCTGACCGCCGCCGACGTCGACGGACTGGTCACCTTCACCATGGACACCAGCCCCGAGATCACCGTGGCCCAGGCCGCGGGCATCGGCGAGCTCTCCTTCTTCTCCCGGATCCACTACGGCGGCGGCGCGGCCTGCGCCACCGTCCAGCAGGCGGCCCTCGCGATCGCGGCGGGCGTGGCGGACGTGGTCGTCTGCTACCGGGCGTTCAACGAACGCTCGGGCCGCCGCTTCGGCTCCGGCGTCCGGCACCGCGAGCCCTCGGCCGAGGGCGCGGCGCTCGGCTGGTCACTGCCGTTCGGCCTGCTCACCCCGGCCTCCTGGGTGGCGATGGCGGCCCAGCGCTACCTCCACACGTACGGGCTGAAGCCGGAGGTGTTCGGGCACGTGGCCGTGGTCGACCGCGCGTACGCGGCGACCAACCCGGCGGCGTACTTCCACGACCGGCCCATCACCCTGGCCGACCACGCCGCCTCCCGCTGGATCGTCGAGCCGCTGCGGCTGCTGGACTGCTGCCAGGAGACCGACGGCGGACAGGCCCTCGTCGTCACCTCGGTGGAGCGGGCCCGCGACCTGCCCCACCCGCCCGCCGTGATCGCGGCGGCCGCCCAGGGCGCGGGACGCGCGCAGGAGCAGATGACCAGCTTCTACCGCGACGACCTGACCGGCCTGCCCGAGACGGCGGTGGTGGCCCGGCAGCTCTGGCGGACCTCCGGACTCGCACCGGCCGACATCGACGTGGGGATCCTCTACGACCACTTCACCCCCTTCGTGCTGACACAACTGGAGGAGTTCGGCTTCTGCGGCCCCGGTGAGGCGGCGGACTTCGTCGCCGAGAGGCGCCTGCCGCTCAACACTCATGGGGGACAGTTGGGGGAGGCGTATCTGCACGGGATGAACGGGGTGGCGGAGGCCGTCCGGCAGATCAGGGGGACGGCGGTGAATCCGGTCCCCGGAGCGGAGCGGGTCCTGGTGACGGCGGGGACGGGTGTGCCTACGTCGGGACTCGTACTCACCGCTGACCCTCAGGGGACATCCCGCAGTACCCCGGCCCCTCCGCTCCACCTGTAG
- a CDS encoding SigE family RNA polymerase sigma factor has protein sequence MTTIVCTSASKAASPAAQTLPYPSFSSYVRARQPVLLRTARSLTGNPSDAEDLLQTALTKTYVAWERIEDHRALDGYVRRALLNTRTSQWRKRKVDEFACDEMPEPEPVTGSDDPAEQQALRDAMWRAIMRLPARQRAMVVLRYYEDLSEVQTAEVLGVSVGTVKSAVSRALGKLREDAELGLVRQ, from the coding sequence ATGACCACAATCGTCTGCACCAGCGCGTCGAAGGCCGCTTCACCAGCGGCGCAGACTCTTCCGTATCCGTCGTTCTCGTCGTACGTCAGGGCCCGCCAGCCGGTGCTCCTGCGTACCGCCCGCTCGCTCACCGGCAACCCGAGCGACGCGGAGGACCTGTTGCAGACCGCGCTCACCAAGACGTACGTCGCCTGGGAGCGTATCGAGGACCACCGCGCCCTCGACGGCTATGTGCGCCGGGCGCTGCTGAACACGCGGACGTCGCAGTGGCGCAAGCGCAAGGTCGACGAGTTCGCCTGCGACGAGATGCCCGAGCCGGAGCCGGTGACCGGCAGCGACGACCCGGCCGAGCAGCAGGCGCTGCGCGACGCGATGTGGCGGGCGATCATGCGGCTGCCCGCCCGGCAGCGGGCGATGGTGGTCCTCAGGTACTACGAGGACCTGAGCGAGGTCCAGACGGCCGAAGTGCTCGGCGTCTCGGTGGGCACGGTGAAGTCGGCCGTGTCCCGCGCGCTGGGCAAGCTCCGCGAGGACGCTGAGCTGGGACTCGTCCGCCAGTGA
- a CDS encoding long-chain fatty acid--CoA ligase, with translation MSPREDAVLSTMQDVPLLISRILTHGSTIHGTSQVTTWTGEDEPHRRSFAEIGDRAAQLAHALREDLGVSGDERVATLAWNNAEHVEAYFAIPSMGAVLHTLNLRLPPEQLAWIVNHAADRVIIANGSLLPLLAPLLPHLKTVEHVVVTGPGDRSLLADATARVHEYEDLIAGKPTSYDWPELDERQAAAMCYTSGTTGDPKGVVYSHRSIYLHSMQVNMAQSMGLTDEDTSLVVVPQFHVNAWGLPHATFMTGVNMLMPDRFLQPAPLAAMIESEKPSHAAAVPTIWQGLLAELTANPRDVSSLGQVTIGGAACPPSLMEAFDKLGMRVCHAWGMTETSPLGTIARPPASAIGTAEELAYRLTQGRFPAGVEGRLTGPGGERLPWDGESAGELEVRGPWIAGAYYNGPDADPLRPADKFSEDGWLKTGDVGTISPDGFLTLTDRAKDVIKSGGEWISSVELENALMAHPDVAEAAVVAVPDDKWGERPLATVVLKEGSTATFETLRAFLADEGHIAKWQLPERWTVIESVPKTSVGKFDKKVLRRQYAEGDLDITQLG, from the coding sequence ATGTCGCCCCGGGAGGACGCCGTGCTGAGCACCATGCAGGACGTACCGCTGCTGATCTCGAGGATCCTGACCCACGGGTCGACGATCCACGGGACATCACAGGTGACCACCTGGACCGGTGAGGACGAACCGCACCGCCGCTCCTTCGCGGAGATCGGCGACCGCGCCGCCCAGCTCGCCCACGCCCTGAGGGAGGACCTCGGCGTCTCCGGCGACGAGCGCGTCGCGACTCTGGCCTGGAACAACGCGGAGCATGTGGAGGCCTACTTCGCGATCCCGTCCATGGGCGCGGTGCTGCACACCCTGAACCTCCGCCTCCCGCCCGAGCAGCTGGCCTGGATCGTCAACCACGCCGCTGACCGGGTGATCATCGCCAACGGCTCGCTGCTCCCCCTGCTCGCCCCGCTGCTCCCGCACCTGAAGACGGTCGAGCACGTGGTCGTCACCGGCCCCGGGGACCGCTCCCTGCTCGCGGACGCCACCGCGCGGGTGCACGAGTACGAGGACCTGATCGCCGGGAAGCCGACGTCGTACGACTGGCCCGAGCTGGACGAACGCCAGGCCGCCGCCATGTGCTACACCTCCGGCACCACCGGCGACCCCAAGGGCGTGGTCTACAGCCACCGCTCCATCTATCTGCACTCCATGCAGGTCAACATGGCCCAGTCGATGGGCCTGACCGACGAGGACACCTCGCTGGTCGTCGTCCCCCAGTTCCATGTGAACGCCTGGGGCCTGCCGCACGCGACCTTCATGACCGGCGTGAACATGCTGATGCCGGACCGCTTCCTCCAGCCGGCCCCGCTCGCCGCGATGATCGAGAGCGAGAAGCCCAGCCACGCGGCGGCCGTCCCCACCATCTGGCAGGGCCTGCTCGCCGAGCTGACCGCGAACCCGCGCGACGTCTCCTCCCTCGGCCAGGTCACCATCGGCGGCGCGGCGTGTCCGCCGTCGCTCATGGAGGCCTTCGACAAGCTGGGCATGCGGGTCTGCCACGCCTGGGGCATGACGGAGACGTCCCCGCTCGGCACGATCGCCCGTCCCCCGGCCAGTGCGATCGGCACGGCGGAGGAGCTGGCCTACCGCCTCACCCAGGGCCGCTTCCCGGCCGGTGTCGAGGGCCGCCTGACCGGCCCCGGCGGCGAACGCCTCCCCTGGGACGGCGAGTCGGCCGGTGAGCTGGAGGTACGCGGCCCCTGGATCGCCGGTGCCTACTACAACGGCCCGGACGCCGACCCGCTGCGCCCCGCCGACAAGTTCAGCGAGGACGGCTGGCTCAAGACGGGCGACGTCGGGACCATCTCCCCCGACGGCTTCCTCACCCTCACCGACCGCGCCAAGGACGTCATCAAGTCCGGCGGCGAGTGGATCTCCTCGGTCGAGCTGGAGAACGCGCTCATGGCCCACCCGGACGTCGCCGAGGCGGCCGTAGTCGCCGTCCCCGACGACAAGTGGGGCGAGCGCCCCCTGGCCACGGTCGTCCTCAAGGAGGGCTCCACCGCCACCTTCGAGACCCTGCGCGCCTTCCTCGCCGACGAGGGCCACATCGCCAAGTGGCAGCTCCCGGAGCGCTGGACGGTCATCGAGTCGGTCCCGAAGACGAGCGTCGGCAAGTTCGACAAGAAGGTACTGCGCAGGCAGTACGCCGAGGGCGACCTGGACATCACCCAGCTCGGCTGA
- a CDS encoding MFS transporter, producing MPSATTTDTTTSRRADTAPGRQARTPAPGLLTLLAVCSAVTAANIYLAAPLLSLMARDFGSAPSAIAWIASVAQLGYAVGLLFFAPLGDSANRRRLVAGLTVVTAVALSASAAAPGVTALAVAMFVASAATVIPQLLVPLVVERAPADRRALHVAVVVAGLFTGIVAARVLGGLAGQAFGWRWVFAGAALLTLVLGLATALVLPSRRRREGPLFAGLAALPSVLRHSPDLWRACLRQAGMFGAWSALWTALSLLLTGPAYGLSPATAGLFGLFGLTASAVAPLAGGFVDRFGAARVVRSAYLLAAVSVPLFWLGGQALAALFAAAIAIHAALVASHVANQTLALTATSTPATANTAYVVAGFAGGATASALGGAAFSHFGWGGVCAVAGVWLVLGWGVSWSRR from the coding sequence ATGCCGTCAGCGACCACGACCGACACCACCACGTCCCGCCGGGCCGATACGGCCCCCGGGCGGCAGGCCCGTACGCCCGCCCCCGGCCTCCTCACCCTGCTCGCCGTGTGCAGCGCGGTCACCGCCGCCAACATCTACCTCGCCGCACCGCTGCTCTCGCTCATGGCCCGTGACTTCGGCTCGGCCCCCTCGGCCATCGCCTGGATCGCCTCGGTCGCCCAGCTCGGATACGCGGTCGGTCTGCTGTTCTTCGCCCCGCTCGGCGACAGCGCGAACCGGCGCCGGCTGGTCGCGGGGCTCACGGTCGTCACCGCCGTCGCGCTGAGCGCCAGTGCGGCCGCCCCGGGGGTCACCGCCCTCGCGGTCGCCATGTTCGTCGCCTCGGCCGCGACCGTCATCCCCCAGCTGCTCGTCCCGCTGGTCGTCGAGCGCGCCCCCGCCGACCGGCGCGCCCTTCATGTCGCGGTCGTCGTCGCGGGCCTGTTCACCGGCATCGTCGCGGCCCGGGTCCTGGGCGGACTCGCCGGGCAGGCCTTCGGCTGGCGGTGGGTGTTCGCGGGCGCGGCCCTGCTGACCCTCGTCCTGGGGCTCGCGACCGCGCTCGTCCTGCCGTCGCGGCGGCGCCGGGAAGGCCCGCTGTTCGCCGGGCTCGCCGCGCTGCCCTCGGTGCTGCGGCACTCGCCCGACCTGTGGCGGGCGTGCCTGCGGCAGGCCGGGATGTTCGGTGCCTGGAGCGCGCTGTGGACGGCGCTCTCGCTGCTGCTGACCGGGCCCGCGTACGGGCTGTCCCCCGCGACCGCCGGGCTCTTCGGGCTCTTCGGGCTGACGGCGAGTGCGGTGGCTCCGCTGGCGGGCGGGTTCGTGGACCGGTTCGGCGCGGCGCGTGTCGTGCGGTCCGCGTATCTGCTCGCGGCCGTGTCCGTGCCGCTGTTCTGGCTGGGCGGGCAGGCACTGGCCGCGCTGTTCGCCGCCGCGATCGCGATCCACGCGGCGCTCGTCGCCTCCCATGTCGCCAACCAGACCCTCGCCCTGACCGCGACCTCGACCCCCGCCACCGCCAACACCGCCTATGTGGTCGCCGGCTTCGCGGGCGGCGCGACGGCCTCGGCTCTCGGCGGGGCCGCCTTCAGCCACTTCGGCTGGGGCGGGGTGTGCGCGGTGGCGGGGGTCTGGCTGGTGCTGGGGTGGGGGGTGAGCTGGTCGCGGCGGTGA
- a CDS encoding TetR family transcriptional regulator, which translates to MAPRDPEATKARIFEAAVAEFARHGIAGARIDRIAAEAKANKQLIYAYFGNKAELFAIVLEKKMLHLAEDVPVVPDDIESWVDRVMDYHAAHPELLRLLFWEGLEYGSAELPHESGRQEHYVRKVAALKDGQDRGVITDAVPAADLLFLLTALANWTAVVPQMRRILVGDGEDAQARLRASVKEAARRLTAR; encoded by the coding sequence ATGGCACCAAGGGACCCCGAGGCCACCAAGGCCCGGATCTTCGAGGCGGCGGTCGCCGAGTTCGCCCGGCACGGCATCGCCGGCGCCCGCATCGACCGCATCGCCGCCGAGGCGAAGGCCAACAAGCAGCTGATCTACGCCTACTTCGGCAACAAGGCGGAGCTGTTCGCGATCGTCCTCGAGAAGAAGATGCTCCACCTCGCCGAGGACGTCCCCGTCGTCCCGGACGACATCGAGAGCTGGGTCGACCGCGTCATGGACTACCACGCCGCCCACCCGGAGCTGCTGCGCCTGCTCTTCTGGGAGGGCCTGGAGTACGGCAGCGCCGAGCTGCCCCACGAGTCCGGCCGCCAGGAGCACTACGTCCGCAAGGTCGCCGCCCTCAAGGACGGCCAGGACCGGGGCGTCATCACGGACGCCGTCCCCGCGGCCGACCTGCTGTTCCTGCTGACCGCCCTGGCCAACTGGACCGCCGTCGTCCCGCAGATGCGGCGCATCCTGGTCGGCGACGGCGAGGACGCCCAGGCCCGCCTGCGCGCGTCCGTCAAGGAAGCGGCACGCAGGCTGACGGCCCGGTAG